The Streptomyces sp. NBC_00335 DNA window CGTCGCGCCGGTACTTCGTCGGGTCGTCGGAGGTGGTGTGCGCACCCATCCGGTACGTGAAGGCCTCCACCAGGGTGGGTCCCTCGCCCCGGCGGGCCCGCTCCAGCGCCCAGCGGGTCACCGCGAGGCAGGCCAGTACGTCGTTGCCGTCCACCCGGACGCCCGGGAAGCCGAAGCCCTGGGCGCGCTGGTAGAGCGGCACGCGCATCTGGCGCTCGGTGGGCTCGGAGATGGCCCACTGGTTGTTCTGGCAGAAGAACACCACGGGCGAGTTGTAGACCGCCGAGAAGGTGAAGGCCTCCGCCACGTCGCCCTGGCTGGACGCGCCGTCGCCGAAGTAGGCGATGACGGCCGAGTCGGCGCCGTCCTTGGCCACGCCCATCGCGTACCCGGTCGCGTGCAGCGTCTGGGAGCCGATGACGATCGTGTACAGGTGGAAGTTGTTGGTGGTCGGGTCCCAGCCACCGTGGTTCACACCGCGGAACATGCCGAGCAGGTTGGTCGGGTCGACCCCCCGGCACCAGGCGACACCGTGCTCGCGGTACGTCGGGAAGACGTAGTCGTCGTCGCGCAGGGCCCGGCCGGAGCCGATCTGGGCGGCCTCCTGGCCGAGCAGCGAGGCCCACAGGCCCAGCTCGCCCTGACGCTGGAGGGCGGTCGCCTCCCCGTCGAAACGGCGGGTCATGACCATGTCGCGGTACAGACCGCGCAGGTCATCGGTGGTGATGTCGGCGACGAAGGGCGCGAACTCCGCGACGTCGGGATTCTCCGCGACGTCGACGCGCACCCCCTCGGGCGTCAGCAGCTGTACGAGCTGGGGCTCGGCGTCATGCGTCTTCGCGGTGGCAGCGGCGGGCTTGGCGGCGCTTGCCGCGCCGGCCGGCCGCTTGGTGCCGCTGCGGCGCGGCTTGCGCGCGGCAGTGCTCTCCACGGTCACGATTGCTCCTCCGTCGGTCCGGCACCCGGGTTCTCCGGGGACCAGTGCGGCTCACCTGATCTCTGCCCGCGCACGGGGTGGGTGCGCTTCGGGTCTGGGATTCAGGCGTGACAGGTGCCCCGGCGAGTGCCCTGCGCAATGCACGTTACCCAGTGCGTCGCATATCTGCGAAACCCCGTTTGACCTGCGATTTTGCTTGGATTTCCAAGTAAATCGGCGGAACCGGGAACAACCACTGGTCACAGCCTTGCAGGGGGCCGGAACAACGGCACGTTATCCCGGCCGTCCCCGGCAGGGAAGGGGTGAGTGTGTGAAACTGAGTTCGTGCGCGAAAACGGAAAAATCAAGGTATTCCTCCTGGACGACCACGAAGTGGTACGTCGGGGAGTTCACGAGCTGTTGTCGATGGAATCGGACATCGAGGTGGTGGGTGAGGCCGGTACGGCCGCCGACGCGCTGGTCCGGATCCCCGCCACCCGCCCCGACGTGGCCGTTCTCGACGTCCGGCTGCCCGACGGCAGCGGCGTGGAGGTGTGCCGCGAGGTGCGCTCCCAGAACGAGGACATCAAGTGCCTGATGCTCACCTCCTTCGCGGACGACGAAGCGCTGTTCGACGCGATCATGGCCGGTGCCTCGGGCTACGTGCTCAAGGCGATCCGCGGGAACGAGCTCCTCAACGCGGTGCGTGACGTGGCGGCCGGCAAGTCCCTGCTGGACCCCGTCGCCACGGCCCGGGTGCTGGAGCGGCTGCGCGACGGCAAGAACGGCAAGGGCGACGACCGCCTGTCGAACCTCACCGAGCAGGAACGCAAGATCCTCGACCTGATCGGCGAGGGCCTGACGAACCGCGTCATCGGCGAGCGGCTGCACCTGGCCGAGAAGACCATCAAGAACTACGTCTCCAGCCTGCTGTCCAAGCTCGGCATGGAGCGCCGGTCCCAGGCCGCCGCGTACGTGGCCCGCCTGCAGGCCGAGAAGGGGCGCTAGCCTCCGCAGGCCTCCCTGCAATCGCTCCCCGCATTCGCTACACAGCGTTACGCCCCG harbors:
- the pdhA gene encoding pyruvate dehydrogenase (acetyl-transferring) E1 component subunit alpha yields the protein MTVESTAARKPRRSGTKRPAGAASAAKPAAATAKTHDAEPQLVQLLTPEGVRVDVAENPDVAEFAPFVADITTDDLRGLYRDMVMTRRFDGEATALQRQGELGLWASLLGQEAAQIGSGRALRDDDYVFPTYREHGVAWCRGVDPTNLLGMFRGVNHGGWDPTTNNFHLYTIVIGSQTLHATGYAMGVAKDGADSAVIAYFGDGASSQGDVAEAFTFSAVYNSPVVFFCQNNQWAISEPTERQMRVPLYQRAQGFGFPGVRVDGNDVLACLAVTRWALERARRGEGPTLVEAFTYRMGAHTTSDDPTKYRRDEETAAWEAKDPILRLKAHLLATGGADEAYFAELEVESEALGKRVREVVRSMPDPDTMAIFENVYADGHALVDEERAQFAAYLASFEGGE
- a CDS encoding response regulator — its product is MRENGKIKVFLLDDHEVVRRGVHELLSMESDIEVVGEAGTAADALVRIPATRPDVAVLDVRLPDGSGVEVCREVRSQNEDIKCLMLTSFADDEALFDAIMAGASGYVLKAIRGNELLNAVRDVAAGKSLLDPVATARVLERLRDGKNGKGDDRLSNLTEQERKILDLIGEGLTNRVIGERLHLAEKTIKNYVSSLLSKLGMERRSQAAAYVARLQAEKGR